CAACTCCTTGGCCAACCCATCACTCAGCGGACTCTCTAGATCTTCCCAATCGAACGAAACACCCTCCAACTGATTGTAGTAGTGGTTCATCGTCGATCCCGACATCTCCGGGACGTACACCGAGTTCACAGCGTCGCTGTACCCGAGCGCGACTGCCATATCAGCGTACTGTGGATACACGCTGAATATCCGTTCCGGCGGGGTATCCAACGACACGTCCCCCACCGGTGCTACCGCTACGGAACGACCCTCCCCATCCGGAGAGGACGTCGATCCAGTTCCCGACCGACCGTCGATACACCCCGCAAGCAGCCCCCCAACGAGAACGCCACCCCCGGCTTTGAGCACCCCGCGCCGCGTTGGAGGTCTCACTGAACGGTCTCTCTCGACCATGTATTTTAGGCTGGCCTAATACAGCATAAGCACACCGAATTGTAGATGGGATTGGCTATCGATTCCGGGTCCGAGTCAGATCGGCACCGATCTAGGTACCGTCGAGACGAACGTCGTGAATCCGTGACCAAGCCGGTTCATGGTCTACGGGGACGGACTGCCATTTCGATCGTCGAAATGCTTATCTCCGGACCAGATCCCCCCACGATCATGTCGTTTATCCTCCGTATTCCGGGTCGTCTTCGACTGCTGATCGCTATCGTTTTGATCTGGTCTCTGTTCACCGTCATAGTCGGAATCGCTCGCCTCACTCAGTGACCGGGATCGTTCGGAACAGTCTTCTCTCCACTGTAGCAGTGAAACGGAACGGTTTGCCGGCCTACCACCAACCAAGTAGATTGATACGCGTCTATTACGTGTGTGTAACCGAATGGACGCTCAGGAGCGACAGATTCACGAACTCGATGAGCGGACGATCGAGCGCATCGCCGCCGGGGAAGTCGTCGAGCGTCCGGCGTCCGTCGTAAAGGAACTGTTGGAAAACAGTCTGGACGCGGACGCCTCACGAGTGACAGTCGCCGTCGAAGCAGACGGAACGGAACTGCTCCGGGTAAGCGACGACGGCCACGGAATGGACGAAGCGGACGCGAAACGCGCCGTGAAACAGCACACGACGAGCAAGATCGACGATATCACGGATCTCGAAACGGGAATCCGGACGCTGGGATTTCGCGGCGAGGCGCTACACGCGATCGGTGCGGTATCCCGAACGACGATCACTACGAAGGCAGACGGTGGGACACGTGGAACCGAGATCCACATCGAAGGTGGCGAACGAACCCACGTCGAACCGGCTGGCTGTCCGCACGGAACGACCGTCGAGGTGACCGATCTCTTCTACAATGTCCCTGCCCGGCGGAAGTATCTCAAACAGGAGCGTACCGAATTCGACCACATTCAGCGGATCGTGACGGGCTATGCGCTCGCAAATCCTGAAGTATCGATCACGCTCGAACACGATGGCCGCGAACTGTTTTCGACGAGTGGTCGCGGCGATCTCCGCGGAGCGGTGCTAGCCGTCTACGGACGGGAGGTCGCGAGCGCGATGATCGATGTCGAGCACAGCACAGGGGATCTTCCGGAGGGACCACTCACCGCTGTGGAGGGGTTGGTAAGTCACCCGGAAACCAACCGCGCGAGCCGGGACTACTGTACGACGTTCGTCAACGGACGGTACGTAACCGCACGATCAGTACGCGAGGCAATCATCGAGGCGTACGGCTCCCAACTCGCCGCTGACCGCTATCCGTTTGCTGTCGTAGCGGTGACCCTCGACCCGGAGGCCGTCGACGTGAACGTCCATCCTCGAAAGTTGGAGGTTCGCTTCGTGGACGACACACGAGCGCACGCTCAAGTCACCAACGCGGTCGAAACCGCACTCCAAGAGGCAGGGGAACTTCGATCGAGTGCCCCTCGCGGACGATCGGCACCCGAACAGACCGAGATCACTTCGGGGGGTGACGCAAATACGGAGCGAACGAGCACGACGAGCGAAACCAACTCTCAAAACGAGAAACGGACCGACGGACCAACTCTTAAGACGACTACGACGACGAACGAGACAGATACCGAACCGTCGGACGAGCGAGCGACCTCTCCGGCTGATCGACAGCGAGACGACTCCACATCCGAGCAAGAAACGACGACAGCGCCCGGAGAGGCGGGAGAGACAGAGACCACGACCGTCGATGCCGACACGGGGAGCGAAACGCAGCGATCACACCGGCTTCGTGGCCCAACCACTCAATCACAGCTGACCGACCGGGAGTCGACCGATCGACTATCGTTCGATCTGGAACAGCTGCCGCCGTTGACCGTTCTCGGTCAACTACACGAGACGTACATCGTCGCCGAAACGGAGTCCGGACTGGTACTCATCGACCAACACGCCGCAGACGAGCGGATCAACTACGAGCGGTTACGAACGACGTTCGACGATGAAATGGCCGTTCAGGCGCTCGCTCAGCCTGTCAAACTCGAACTCACGGCCCGGGAAGCGGAGCTGTTCGAAGACGACATCGATGCACTCGCACAGCTCGGCTTCCACGCTTCGCTTCTAGACGACCGAATCGCACAAGTGCGAACCGTTCCCGAACTGTTGGCGGAATCGGTTGGGCCGGAACTCGTTCGTGATCTTCTCGCGACGTTGGTCACTGACGACGGCGCAAGCACAGTCGAGGCTGCCGCTGACGATCTGCTCGCGGATCTCGCTTGTTATCCATCGATCACGGCAAACACGTCACTCATGGAGGGGTCGATCGTCGATCTCCTCCGTGAGCTCGATGCGTGTGAGAATCCGTACGCCTGTCCGCACGGTCGCCCGGTCATCATCGAACTCAGTGAACAGGAGTTAGAAGAACGCTTCGAACGCGATTATCCCGGCCACGACGGACACCGAACGTAGCGATTCATGCGACCGAGTAGCCGCCGTCGATCCTGAGAGCGTTCCCCGTGATGTACGACGACTCATCGCTCGCGAGGAACCGAATCGCGGCTGCGACCTCTTCGGCGTCGCCAAGCCGCCGTAACGGATACGCTCGTTTGCTGCGTTCGCGGGCTTTTTGTGGATCGTCTGCCGAATCGAAATACTCCTTGCCGACGCCGGTATCGATGAAGCCCGGACAGACTGCGTTGGCACGCACGCCGCTGGGCCCACTCTCGACAGCAACGGCACGAGTGAAACTGACGATTGCTCCTTTCGTGAGCGAGTACACTGCCTGTTTCGGGAGTCCGACGATCGCCGCCAACGAGGCGACGTTGATGATCGATCCGTGCCCTTGCTCTTTCATGATCGGTAGCGCCGCCTGACAACCGTTCCAGACGCCGTTGATGTTGACTGACATCACCCGGTCTCGTGCATCCTCCGGCAGATCTTCCGTGTACGCCGCGTCGTGTCCGATCCCGGCGTTGTTCACGATCACGTCGAGTCCGTACTCCTCCGCCGTCACGGCAACGAGATCCTCGAACTGCTCGTTGTTCGTCACGTCGAGATCGTGGGCAACGGCGTTGCCACCCGTCTCTCGAATCGATTCCGCGACCGACTCGACGCCGTCGTTGTCCACGTCCGTAAGGACGACACGCGCACCAGCGTCGGCACACTGGCGTGCCGTTTCGCTCCCGATTCCACCACCGGCTCCAGTAATAAATACAGTTTTGTTATCTAACATTTTCTGATACGAACACGAGTACGACTGGTTGGCTAATAATCATTGGCACTCAGCCATCCAGAGATCGCCCCGCAGTTTTGATGTCAGATCGACTGAGGTGTATTATCGCATGATGATCCGAGTAAGAGCCATCACAGACCGCACGTGATCGAGGCTCAGTACGGATACGCACTGAATTCAATGTATCGAGATATGTTGGGAACGTTTCAATGGTTTACCCCGTGTGCTATTGGGTGAGAAGGCTTACAATCGATGGGATACGAGAGTAGCCTAATGGGCGGAGACGACGGACGCAGGTCCCGTGATAACCCGCCAGGAAATGGATCACGGGACGTTTCATCCGATGATGAGATGCAAGATCGGGAGAGTTTCGTCTTCTCCGATGATTCCGGTTTTTTCGACGAGCTAGATGAGGATGCCCGTTCGAATCCTCCCAACAGCGGTTCAGATTCGACCAACCAGCCCGAACGAGGCTGGGGGAGACGTAGCCGTGATCCAACGACTGCGTCTTCCGATGCGCGTGATCGGTCGTACACGTCGAGTTCGAACGAGCGGAATCGTTCTCAAAACGCTCGGCGCGACCGCCGTCGATCGACTACTTCGAACCGGGATACGGAGACCACTCCCACACGACAACCGAGAGAACACGTCCGAACATCGTCTCGGAACAACGTGGATTCCGATCGACCCTCCTTCCAGGAGCAGGGTGTGGATTCGGATTCGATGCGCTCACAGGACTGGAGTACCGACACGGATCGAGACCGCTTCGATACGCACACCCAGAGTCGAGAATCGACGATAGATCCGACAGATTCGAGGAACACGGACCGAAACGAGCCACGAAATAGAAACGAGTCACGAAATAGAAACGAGCCACGAAATAACTTCGATACGAACGCAGAAAGCTCCCGACGACAAAGCTCGACGGAGTCCTCTGGCTATGATTTCACCTCAGACGCTGGGAGATCCCGGAACCGAGACCCAACGGATTCTCCCAGCCACGACTTCACCTCAGACGCTGGTGGATCTCGAGACCGAGACCCAACGGATTCTCCCAGCCACGACTTCACCTCAGACGCTGGTGGGTCTCGAGACCGGGAGCCGACGAATTCTCCCAGCCACGACTTCACCTCAGACGCTGGTGGGTCTCGAGACCGGGAGCCGACGAATTCTCCCAGCCACGACTTCACCTCAGACGCTGGTGGGTCTCGAGACCGGGAGCCGACGAATTCTCCCAGCCACGACTTCACCTCCGACGCTGGTGGGTCTCGAGACCGAGACCCAACGGATTCCCGCGGCTATGATTTCACCTCCGACGCTGGTGGGTCTCGAGACCGGGAGCCGACGGATTCTCCCGGCTATGATTTCACGGGGGGGACGAGAGATTCCCCCGGATCAGGGACCGACACGGATCGTGAACGACCACATCATCAGGATCCTGAGCCGGCACGATCATCCCCGTCTGACAGAGACCCTCCCGAAGAGTCGGAGTCGTCCGACGAAGAGTCCGATGGATCTCAGGGCTTCGGTGGATCCGGATCCGGAGTTCCGTGGAAACGCGAATCGGCCTCTCGTTCGGACCAGAACGACCACAACACGACACAGTCCTCATCTCCAGAGGATGCCGACGCCTCGGCGCCGGTAACGGACGAAGAGCGCTCAGGGGTACCGGCTCCTCCGTCCTCGGCTGATTCGTCTACCACGACGGAACCGAAAACATCGGCAGAGGCGAGCACCACGAACGCTCTCGAACCGGCCTCGACGCCGGACGTTTCGAACGAGGACGATTCGCTCGTTCCGAGCGGTCCCTCCGAGGACCAGGAGATGCCTCTGAGTGCTCACATCGAGGAGATGGTCCGACGGGTGTTAGTTGTTGTCGTGGTGATGTCTATCGTGAGTGCGCTCACGTTTCCGTTTGCCGATCAGCTTATCAATAATATCTGGTATTCGATTCTTGGACTGGCGGATACGAAAACGGTACAACCTCGGGTGTATCATCCGCTTGCGCTCGTGCTCGCACGGTTGAAAGTCGCTACTCTTGCTGGTTTCGTCATCGCAATGCCGGTGTTCGTGTACGAAACGTACCTCTTCATGCGCCCCGGATTGTATCCGCGTGAACGGCGATACTACATCGCTGCGATCCCGACTAGCCTCGTGCTCGCCACGCTCGGCGTCGCATTCGCCTTCTTTATCGTTCTGCCTCTCATCTTCATGTACTTCCTGGGATACACGGAGGGAACCGCTGAAATCGCGTTCGGACTGTCAGATACGTTCGGGCTAATGCTCCTTCTGATGGGCTTTTTCGCGCTCATCTTCCAGATACCCCTATTCATCATGCTCGCTGTCATGATGGGCGTAACGAGCCGAACGTGGCTCACTGACCGTCGGCTCTACTTCTGGGGCGGCTTTCTCGGTCTCGCGTTCGTCACGAATCCGGATCCGACCGGTATGGCCCCGATCATCGTGGCAATTTCGATGGTGGTTCTCTTCGAATCCACGTTACTCCTCCTCAAGTGGACCGATAGCGGCTAACACGACCCACGGTTCCCGTTCGGATAGTAACTACCGAGAGGTATGTATCTCTCCCCCAATATCGTTTCCCTACAAAGAACTATTGATGAATATTTCGTAGATATATCTGACATATATAGTTATTTTAGAACCAACAACCAATACATGAATAATAACGGATGCAGCCGACACAACCGAAGCGAAAGGGGATCGACCGGTATGGCAGCCGACCGATCATGCAAGAGCGCGCCATCGTCGACCAGCCACTGAGGGAGGAGCCACCGCATGGAAACTCGTAAGATCCAGCTTACCGGTGGGTCGACGTTCACCGTTTCACTCCCGAAACGGTGGGCGAAAGAGCATGGTCTCGAATCGGGCGCGCAAATGCACCTGTACCCCCACAGTGATGGATCGTTGCTCGTTCGTCCGGATCCCACGAACAACGGAGAACGAGAGATCGCCCTCACTGTCGATCACCGCAGTGATGAAGACATCGTTCAAACGGTCCGGGCCGGCTACGTATCAGGGTTCGATAGGATCACGCTCGTTGCTACCGGTGGCATCGACGACTCCCAGCGCACAGCAGTCACACGAACTGTAGACGGGCTTGTTGGACTAGAGATCGTCTCGGAATCCAGACGCCGTGTCGTGCTCCAAAGCTTACTCGACACGAGTGATGTCTCTATTCGACAGACAGTGATCCAACTCCAACGGATCACGCTGTCGATGCACGAGAACGCAGTGACCGCAGCTATCAACGGAGATAGCGAGCTCGCAGCTCGTGTCTGTAACCGTGATGACGAAGCTGACCGGCTGTTCGGGATGGTGAGCCGCCACTATCAGCAGTCGTTATCCGACTTGCAAGCCATCGATCAACTCGATATCGACCGCCCGTCGATCGCGGACTACTACACGACCGCCCAGCAACTCGAACGGGTCGCAGACCACGCCGAAAAGATGGCAGTGATCGCGGATCGACTCGATGTATCAGCAGCAGATACTATTCCCAACTTCGACTCGATTGCCCGCTCCGCACGAGGTATCGTCACTGACGCGTCCAGCGTTCTGCTCGCTGGTGCAGATGTCGAGATGGCCTACCGGGCGCTCGATGACCGCGATACCCTCCTGGCCGAACTCGATCGATCGGACAAACGGCTGTACGACAGCGATAGTTCCGATCAACACCCCGCGGGGCTCCTCCTCGACAGTGTCCGCAGAACATCCGAGTACGGAGGTAATATCGCCGAAACGATGATTCAGCGCGCCGTCAGGACCGGTAGCCTCTCCGAATAGTTCGTCAGTGTTCCGGTCACATTTTTCAATCCGTAATACACATGTATACAATACGTCAACGTAAACAAAGATGACGACGGTGATGCTGTTGCGACACGGTGAAACGGCCTGGAACTTGGAGGGACGATTACAGGGATGGGCTCCGGTCACGTTGAACGATCGGGGCCGCGAGCAGGCGACCAGTACTGGAGCGTATTTCGACAAGGAGGACACAGTTACGCCCGATCGAGTAGTGTCCTCGGATCTCACGCGCACCAAGGAGACGACCGAACTAGTTCGATCAGCGATCGATGTACCAGTCCGGTTCGAAACGGCGTGGCGCGAACGGGATCTGGGCGTGTACCAGGGGCTTTCGCTTTCGACGGTGGCTGACCGTTTCCCAGAGTTCGGTCTCGGCACGACGGCGGCGAACGCTTCCGATCGAACGCCCGAGGGCGGTGAAAGCTTCGTTCACCTCCAAAATCGGGTCATCACCAGCTGGAAAGAACTGCTCGAACTGAGCGAACCGGACGAGTATGTTCTCGTGGTGACACACGGAGGACCGATCCAGATCGTGCTCGGGCACATCCGAAACGTGCCACTCGAGCAAGCGCTGATCGACGAAGCCCCCATCAACTGCTCGTTTGCCGAGATAAACGTTCCCGACGGCACCGACACCGATCCGTCGATCGTCCGCACGAACGTGGTCCCCTGGACTGACGATTGATCACGGATTCTGGTCTGCCGGATCCACTCCAAGGGTAATCGTTTCTCGCTCGGGATCGACAGTGATGGTGTCCCCGATCGGGAGCGGTGCGATCGGGGTGGTGTGTCCCCAGTCGATGCCGCACACGACCGGCGCAGTGGGGTTGTATCGCTCCACCTGTTCGATGACGACGTCGTACACCTGTTCGCGGTAGGCGTCTCGCTCGTCCCGTGGCGGCTCTTTGAGGAAGCTTCGACCCGGTGCTCGACCCATGACGACAGCTTCGAACCGTTCGAGGAGTCCCCGCTCGCCGAGACAGACGAGCGTTCCCGCGACGATTTCTGGATCTGGGAGATCCTCTGCGATTTCGATCGCGAGTACCGCGCCATCGAACGCGTTCGGCTCCGGGAGATATCGATCGGTCGCTAGCTGCCACTCAACGATGGCCCGGCAACCACCCCAGAGCCGGCCCGTTGTAGGCGTTTTATCGCCCGCCCAGCGCCAACCGGGATTGGGTTCGTACGATGGTGATGATTCGAAAGCGTCCGGATCGCCCCACGGCACTGGTTCATCCGTCCATTCCGAAGACGGGGTGAGTTCGCCGAGCGAGTCCTCGAAAAACGCCCGACGGCAGTATCGCTCCGTGTACGCCGGCAGCTCGCCCGGCACGGCGATTTCGTTCATCAGCTGGGCACCGTTGTAGGAAACGATGCCGCAGTTCCAGAGCGCAAGCGAGAGGTTCGTGTTGTCACTCATCCCGAAAAAACGTGTGGGATGCTCGCGCAATACTGTAGGATCGAGGTGTTTCAGGACCCGGAGCTGTTCCCAGCCGCCGATCGTTGCGAAGATGCCAGTGATGTCCGGATCTTCGAACGCGGCGTGAACGTCTGCCGCCCGCGCCCGTGGGTTCGCCGCGAGGAACTCGTCGCCCTGACGGGCCGTCGGGTACACGATAGGATCGAGATCGAACACCGTCCGAAGCCGTTCGAGCGCGAGTTCGAACACGTGGGGAGCGTTCCGTGCACCACCGCTCGATGGGGCGATCACGGCGACGCTATCACCGGGGGTCATCGCTGGGGGGGTCCTGAACGTCATTTCCCCCCATCAAATCACACACAAATTAAATATTTTTTGGTGTCATCACCACATCACCTGACTGTTCGTCAGTAGAGCGCGCCACCCAGCGGAACTGCCGCGTCGGGTGTGACCAAGACGGGATGACCGTCCTCGTCGGGCACGCCGACGGTCAGCGCTTCTGATTTGAACCCGGCGATCCGCACTGTACCGAGGTTCGTCGCACAGAGAACCTGCCGACCGACCAGTTCGTCCGGCTCGTAGTTATAGCCCGTCTGGGCCGCCGATGGAAGCTCTTGGGTTCCGATGTCGATCCAGAGCTTTGCCATTTCGGGTTTGTTTGCCTCCGGAAACGGCTCTGCACGCAGTATCTCGCCGACTTGGAGTTGCACATCGAACGGCGTTTCGGTGTCGCTCATAC
The sequence above is drawn from the Halocatena salina genome and encodes:
- a CDS encoding twin-arginine translocase subunit TatC, which gives rise to MGGDDGRRSRDNPPGNGSRDVSSDDEMQDRESFVFSDDSGFFDELDEDARSNPPNSGSDSTNQPERGWGRRSRDPTTASSDARDRSYTSSSNERNRSQNARRDRRRSTTSNRDTETTPTRQPREHVRTSSRNNVDSDRPSFQEQGVDSDSMRSQDWSTDTDRDRFDTHTQSRESTIDPTDSRNTDRNEPRNRNESRNRNEPRNNFDTNAESSRRQSSTESSGYDFTSDAGRSRNRDPTDSPSHDFTSDAGGSRDRDPTDSPSHDFTSDAGGSRDREPTNSPSHDFTSDAGGSRDREPTNSPSHDFTSDAGGSRDREPTNSPSHDFTSDAGGSRDRDPTDSRGYDFTSDAGGSRDREPTDSPGYDFTGGTRDSPGSGTDTDRERPHHQDPEPARSSPSDRDPPEESESSDEESDGSQGFGGSGSGVPWKRESASRSDQNDHNTTQSSSPEDADASAPVTDEERSGVPAPPSSADSSTTTEPKTSAEASTTNALEPASTPDVSNEDDSLVPSGPSEDQEMPLSAHIEEMVRRVLVVVVVMSIVSALTFPFADQLINNIWYSILGLADTKTVQPRVYHPLALVLARLKVATLAGFVIAMPVFVYETYLFMRPGLYPRERRYYIAAIPTSLVLATLGVAFAFFIVLPLIFMYFLGYTEGTAEIAFGLSDTFGLMLLLMGFFALIFQIPLFIMLAVMMGVTSRTWLTDRRLYFWGGFLGLAFVTNPDPTGMAPIIVAISMVVLFESTLLLLKWTDSG
- a CDS encoding phosphate uptake regulator PhoU, whose product is METRKIQLTGGSTFTVSLPKRWAKEHGLESGAQMHLYPHSDGSLLVRPDPTNNGEREIALTVDHRSDEDIVQTVRAGYVSGFDRITLVATGGIDDSQRTAVTRTVDGLVGLEIVSESRRRVVLQSLLDTSDVSIRQTVIQLQRITLSMHENAVTAAINGDSELAARVCNRDDEADRLFGMVSRHYQQSLSDLQAIDQLDIDRPSIADYYTTAQQLERVADHAEKMAVIADRLDVSAADTIPNFDSIARSARGIVTDASSVLLAGADVEMAYRALDDRDTLLAELDRSDKRLYDSDSSDQHPAGLLLDSVRRTSEYGGNIAETMIQRAVRTGSLSE
- a CDS encoding histidine phosphatase family protein; this translates as MTTVMLLRHGETAWNLEGRLQGWAPVTLNDRGREQATSTGAYFDKEDTVTPDRVVSSDLTRTKETTELVRSAIDVPVRFETAWRERDLGVYQGLSLSTVADRFPEFGLGTTAANASDRTPEGGESFVHLQNRVITSWKELLELSEPDEYVLVVTHGGPIQIVLGHIRNVPLEQALIDEAPINCSFAEINVPDGTDTDPSIVRTNVVPWTDD
- a CDS encoding tRNA-binding protein encodes the protein MSDTETPFDVQLQVGEILRAEPFPEANKPEMAKLWIDIGTQELPSAAQTGYNYEPDELVGRQVLCATNLGTVRIAGFKSEALTVGVPDEDGHPVLVTPDAAVPLGGALY
- a CDS encoding SDR family NAD(P)-dependent oxidoreductase → MLDNKTVFITGAGGGIGSETARQCADAGARVVLTDVDNDGVESVAESIRETGGNAVAHDLDVTNNEQFEDLVAVTAEEYGLDVIVNNAGIGHDAAYTEDLPEDARDRVMSVNINGVWNGCQAALPIMKEQGHGSIINVASLAAIVGLPKQAVYSLTKGAIVSFTRAVAVESGPSGVRANAVCPGFIDTGVGKEYFDSADDPQKARERSKRAYPLRRLGDAEEVAAAIRFLASDESSYITGNALRIDGGYSVA
- the mutL gene encoding DNA mismatch repair endonuclease MutL translates to MDAQERQIHELDERTIERIAAGEVVERPASVVKELLENSLDADASRVTVAVEADGTELLRVSDDGHGMDEADAKRAVKQHTTSKIDDITDLETGIRTLGFRGEALHAIGAVSRTTITTKADGGTRGTEIHIEGGERTHVEPAGCPHGTTVEVTDLFYNVPARRKYLKQERTEFDHIQRIVTGYALANPEVSITLEHDGRELFSTSGRGDLRGAVLAVYGREVASAMIDVEHSTGDLPEGPLTAVEGLVSHPETNRASRDYCTTFVNGRYVTARSVREAIIEAYGSQLAADRYPFAVVAVTLDPEAVDVNVHPRKLEVRFVDDTRAHAQVTNAVETALQEAGELRSSAPRGRSAPEQTEITSGGDANTERTSTTSETNSQNEKRTDGPTLKTTTTTNETDTEPSDERATSPADRQRDDSTSEQETTTAPGEAGETETTTVDADTGSETQRSHRLRGPTTQSQLTDRESTDRLSFDLEQLPPLTVLGQLHETYIVAETESGLVLIDQHAADERINYERLRTTFDDEMAVQALAQPVKLELTAREAELFEDDIDALAQLGFHASLLDDRIAQVRTVPELLAESVGPELVRDLLATLVTDDGASTVEAAADDLLADLACYPSITANTSLMEGSIVDLLRELDACENPYACPHGRPVIIELSEQELEERFERDYPGHDGHRT
- a CDS encoding S66 family peptidase, whose protein sequence is MTFRTPPAMTPGDSVAVIAPSSGGARNAPHVFELALERLRTVFDLDPIVYPTARQGDEFLAANPRARAADVHAAFEDPDITGIFATIGGWEQLRVLKHLDPTVLREHPTRFFGMSDNTNLSLALWNCGIVSYNGAQLMNEIAVPGELPAYTERYCRRAFFEDSLGELTPSSEWTDEPVPWGDPDAFESSPSYEPNPGWRWAGDKTPTTGRLWGGCRAIVEWQLATDRYLPEPNAFDGAVLAIEIAEDLPDPEIVAGTLVCLGERGLLERFEAVVMGRAPGRSFLKEPPRDERDAYREQVYDVVIEQVERYNPTAPVVCGIDWGHTTPIAPLPIGDTITVDPERETITLGVDPADQNP